One region of Sphingomonas kaistensis genomic DNA includes:
- a CDS encoding hemerythrin domain-containing protein translates to MATRNETGTRTRTTSGTKKTNRSSNDRSAFSFGDKGTGAAPLLGALAAGAAIGIGANWVRKFVQQASESLAAGGEWDQILALEHKATLAKFDLILATEDDETLKRTALIKTLHYALNKHAHQEEQVVYPALRQANETVDADHLEHEHGYVKTYLYRLENMDKGSPEFLPTVREFRDLIEEHARMEEEQVYPRFKNSLSEEQNAKITSLMNKEGMKMS, encoded by the coding sequence ATGGCCACTCGAAACGAAACCGGCACGCGCACCCGCACGACGTCGGGCACCAAGAAGACCAATCGCTCCAGCAACGACCGCAGCGCGTTCAGCTTCGGCGACAAGGGCACCGGCGCCGCGCCGCTGCTCGGCGCCCTGGCCGCGGGTGCGGCGATCGGAATCGGCGCAAACTGGGTCCGCAAGTTCGTCCAGCAAGCCTCGGAATCGCTGGCGGCCGGCGGCGAATGGGACCAGATCCTCGCGCTCGAGCACAAGGCGACCCTGGCGAAGTTCGACCTCATCCTCGCGACCGAGGACGACGAGACGCTGAAGCGCACCGCACTGATCAAGACGCTGCATTATGCGCTGAACAAGCACGCCCACCAGGAAGAGCAGGTCGTCTATCCGGCGCTGCGCCAGGCCAATGAGACGGTCGATGCCGACCATCTCGAGCATGAGCACGGCTATGTGAAGACCTACCTCTACCGCCTAGAGAACATGGACAAGGGCAGCCCCGAGTTCCTTCCCACCGTGCGCGAGTTCCGCGACCTGATCGAGGAACATGCCCGGATGGAGGAAGAGCAGGTCTATCCGCGCTTCAAGAACTCGCTGAGCGAGGAGCAAAACGCCAAGATCACCAGCCTGATGAACAAGGAAGGCATGAAGATGAGCTGA